A window of Amycolatopsis australiensis contains these coding sequences:
- a CDS encoding response regulator transcription factor codes for MTARDVLARLLAALADATPAFRADAHADASRSGRGRRLLAALADAAPAFGRAAGTDEYASPPEARPAAGPYARVLLVEPDARTAGELGRALARHGIPDVRGASPDELFDRLDGVEVVVLDLGAAPRSESVRLCLRIRAVSDAGVILTSAGGDARDRVQALQAGADDYLVKPYGVDELADRITAVGLRRRWKVAARGEPGDVVRFGDVEVDLNRHVVSSGGRPVPLTRREFRVLAVLAEAGGEVRTRERLLTEVWGASGAAESRSLDAHIAALRRKLGDPSVIEAVGEAGYRLVAPPPVSPWPSGPGAGR; via the coding sequence ATGACGGCTCGTGACGTGCTCGCGCGCCTGCTGGCCGCGCTCGCCGACGCCACGCCCGCCTTCCGCGCGGACGCGCACGCCGATGCCAGCCGTTCCGGCCGGGGCCGCAGGCTGCTGGCCGCGCTCGCCGACGCGGCTCCCGCGTTCGGCCGCGCCGCCGGCACCGACGAGTACGCGTCGCCGCCGGAAGCGCGTCCGGCCGCCGGGCCTTACGCCCGGGTCCTGCTGGTGGAGCCGGACGCGCGGACCGCGGGTGAGCTCGGCCGCGCGCTCGCCCGCCACGGCATCCCGGACGTCCGCGGGGCCTCGCCCGACGAGCTGTTCGACCGGCTGGACGGGGTCGAGGTCGTGGTGCTGGACCTCGGCGCCGCGCCACGGTCCGAAAGCGTGCGGCTGTGCCTGCGGATCCGCGCGGTCAGCGACGCCGGGGTGATCCTGACGTCCGCGGGCGGCGACGCCCGCGACCGCGTCCAGGCACTGCAGGCCGGTGCGGACGACTACCTGGTCAAGCCCTACGGCGTCGACGAGCTGGCCGACCGGATCACCGCGGTCGGCCTGCGCCGCCGCTGGAAGGTGGCCGCGAGAGGCGAGCCCGGCGACGTCGTGCGGTTCGGGGACGTCGAGGTGGACCTGAACCGGCACGTGGTGTCCTCCGGTGGCCGCCCGGTGCCGTTGACCCGCCGGGAGTTCCGCGTGCTCGCCGTGCTGGCCGAGGCAGGCGGCGAGGTGCGCACGCGCGAGCGGCTGCTGACCGAGGTTTGGGGCGCTTCCGGCGCGGCGGAGAGCCGGTCGCTCGACGCCCACATCGCGGCCCTGCGCCGGAAGCTGGGGGACCCCTCGGTGATCGAGGCGGTGGGCGAAGCGGGCTACCGGCTCGTCGCGCCGCCGCCCGTCAGCCCTTGGCCGTCAGGTCCAGGAGCCGGCCGGTGA
- a CDS encoding aminotransferase class V-fold PLP-dependent enzyme, producing MIEIPDEQLGRAWAERRPRTAGLHVDTAACGRTSGAVRARVARHQAAEARRGGYVAEAAIAGELREARARLGALLGFGAEDVAFTESASTALAQLLAAWPVEAGDVVWAPRSDWGPSLAALADRGLRVELLDVDSRGVLDVEALAARLRRERPALVHVTAALSHRAVLQPVAECVAACAEYEVPVVLDAAQALGQFRLPPGAAAAYGTGRKFLCGPRGVGYVAVADPWQGRLVPRAPALAAGAWPGESRPVRRLESREAFVAGRAGLAVALAEFEELGPSRIMRRLAEVGAATRRALAEVPGWAVCDPVAAPGAIVALRPADDVDPAAVRERLVRRGVVCSVAGAERAPHHLTGSLLRFSPHIDVTAADLERLVRVLASCTGP from the coding sequence GTGATCGAGATACCGGACGAGCAGCTGGGGCGGGCGTGGGCGGAGCGGCGGCCGCGGACGGCGGGATTGCACGTGGACACCGCGGCGTGCGGGCGGACGAGCGGGGCGGTCCGGGCCCGGGTCGCGCGGCATCAGGCGGCTGAGGCGAGGCGTGGCGGGTACGTCGCAGAAGCGGCCATCGCGGGTGAGTTGCGCGAGGCTCGTGCGCGGCTGGGGGCGTTGCTGGGGTTCGGTGCGGAGGACGTGGCTTTCACGGAGAGCGCGTCGACGGCGTTGGCGCAGTTGCTGGCGGCGTGGCCGGTGGAAGCCGGTGATGTGGTGTGGGCGCCGCGTTCGGATTGGGGGCCGAGCCTGGCGGCGTTGGCCGACCGGGGGTTGCGGGTCGAGTTGCTGGACGTGGATTCGCGCGGGGTCCTGGACGTGGAGGCGCTGGCTGCGCGGTTGCGGCGGGAGCGTCCGGCGTTGGTGCACGTGACGGCGGCGTTGTCGCATCGGGCGGTGCTGCAGCCGGTCGCCGAGTGTGTGGCGGCGTGTGCGGAGTACGAGGTGCCGGTGGTGCTGGACGCGGCGCAGGCACTGGGGCAGTTCCGGTTGCCGCCGGGCGCGGCGGCGGCGTATGGGACGGGACGCAAGTTTCTGTGCGGGCCGCGTGGTGTGGGGTATGTGGCGGTGGCGGATCCGTGGCAGGGACGGCTGGTACCGCGGGCACCGGCGTTGGCGGCGGGGGCGTGGCCGGGGGAGTCGCGGCCGGTGCGGCGGTTGGAGAGCCGGGAGGCGTTCGTGGCGGGCCGGGCGGGGCTGGCGGTGGCGTTGGCGGAGTTCGAGGAGCTGGGCCCGTCGCGGATCATGCGCCGCCTGGCCGAGGTGGGCGCGGCGACGCGGCGGGCGTTGGCGGAGGTGCCGGGCTGGGCGGTGTGCGACCCGGTCGCGGCGCCGGGAGCGATCGTGGCGCTGCGGCCGGCGGACGACGTCGACCCGGCGGCGGTGCGGGAGCGGCTGGTGCGGCGGGGCGTGGTGTGCTCGGTGGCCGGTGCCGAGCGTGCTCCGCATCATTTGACGGGTTCGCTGCTGCGGTTCAGCCCGCACATCGACGTGACCGCGGCGGATCTCGAGCGGTTGGTTCGGGTGCTGGCCTCGTGTACGGGCCCGTGA
- a CDS encoding DMT family transporter produces MKLDSSATHFSQPPLLGGLGWGLAGVVAFSLTVPFTRLAVGSGQMSPLFVGCGRAVVAALLAAAALGFTRQPRPRGRQWWRVAVVAGGVVAGFPLLTSFALTSAPAAHGAVVIALLPAATAVLAVLRGRERPPAAFWVTAALGAVAVVIFAALPGGLGGLHVSDLLLAGAVLAAAIGYAEGGLLARELGAWQTVSWALVLAGPPMTVLTAVAAVRTPPGGAAAAWAAFAYLAVVSMFLGFFAWYRGLAIGPMARVSQVQLVQPVLTITWAALLLDERLTWPTIAGGAAVIACAGLAVRTRRGGGRAGKTRAPGKPE; encoded by the coding sequence ATGAAGCTGGATAGTAGCGCTACTCACTTTTCCCAGCCTCCGCTACTCGGCGGGCTGGGGTGGGGTCTCGCCGGTGTCGTGGCGTTCTCGCTCACCGTCCCGTTCACCCGCCTCGCCGTCGGGAGCGGCCAGATGTCCCCGCTCTTCGTCGGCTGCGGCCGGGCGGTCGTCGCGGCCTTGCTCGCCGCCGCCGCGCTGGGTTTCACGAGGCAGCCGCGTCCCCGCGGCCGCCAGTGGTGGCGGGTGGCGGTCGTCGCCGGCGGGGTGGTCGCCGGGTTCCCGCTGCTGACCTCGTTCGCGCTCACCTCGGCCCCGGCCGCCCACGGCGCGGTCGTCATCGCGCTGCTGCCCGCCGCCACGGCGGTGCTCGCGGTCCTGCGCGGCCGCGAACGGCCACCGGCGGCGTTCTGGGTCACCGCGGCCTTGGGCGCGGTGGCGGTCGTGATCTTCGCCGCGCTCCCCGGCGGGCTCGGCGGCCTGCACGTGTCCGACCTGCTCCTGGCGGGCGCGGTGCTGGCGGCGGCGATCGGGTACGCCGAAGGCGGCCTGCTCGCCCGGGAGCTGGGCGCCTGGCAGACGGTGTCCTGGGCGCTGGTGCTCGCCGGGCCGCCGATGACCGTCCTGACCGCGGTCGCGGCGGTCCGCACCCCGCCGGGCGGTGCGGCGGCCGCGTGGGCCGCGTTCGCCTACCTGGCGGTGGTGAGCATGTTCCTCGGGTTCTTCGCCTGGTACCGCGGGCTGGCGATCGGCCCGATGGCCCGGGTCAGCCAGGTCCAGCTGGTCCAGCCGGTGCTGACGATCACGTGGGCGGCCCTGCTGCTGGACGAGCGCCTCACGTGGCCGACGATCGCGGGCGGCGCCGCGGTGATCGCCTGCGCGGGCCTCGCGGTCCGCACGCGGCGGGGCGGCGGCCGGGCCGGCAAGACCCGGGCTCCCGGGAAACCGGAGTAA
- a CDS encoding NAD-dependent epimerase/dehydratase family protein, with translation MEIIGNGFIARHTRRFFGDRYPDVTLIAAGVSTVLVNDVSAFQRESALVYDVIHRCRAAGRTVIFLSTASTGMYGADQSVGSEGGAVFPLTPYGRHKLCLEHVCALSGARWLVLRLSHIVGPGQSPHQLLPSLTRQLLAGSVTLHSGVSRDLLDVGDMMRMLDSLLAQGVRDEVINVASGRSEAIEDIVDGLEERLGTRAERKLVDMPAKRGHVRIEKLRGLVAGFDELGIGPGYLKSLLDRNIGELAESAHHDLAAESAVGRL, from the coding sequence ATGGAGATCATCGGGAACGGCTTCATCGCGCGGCACACCCGGCGGTTCTTCGGCGACCGCTACCCGGACGTCACCCTGATCGCGGCGGGCGTCTCGACGGTGCTCGTCAACGACGTCTCGGCGTTCCAGCGCGAGTCCGCGCTGGTCTACGACGTGATCCACCGCTGCCGGGCCGCCGGGCGCACGGTGATCTTCCTGTCCACCGCGTCGACCGGCATGTACGGCGCCGACCAGTCGGTGGGCAGCGAAGGCGGCGCGGTCTTCCCGCTCACCCCCTACGGCAGGCACAAGCTGTGCCTGGAGCACGTCTGCGCGCTGTCCGGCGCGCGGTGGCTCGTGCTGCGGCTGTCCCACATCGTCGGTCCCGGCCAGTCCCCGCACCAGCTGCTGCCGTCCCTGACCCGCCAGCTGCTCGCGGGCTCGGTCACCCTGCACTCGGGGGTGTCGCGCGACCTGCTGGACGTCGGCGACATGATGCGGATGCTCGACTCGCTGCTCGCGCAGGGCGTCCGGGACGAGGTGATCAACGTGGCGTCCGGGCGGTCGGAGGCCATCGAGGACATCGTCGACGGCCTGGAGGAGCGCCTCGGCACGCGCGCCGAGCGCAAGCTCGTCGACATGCCGGCCAAGCGCGGGCACGTGCGGATCGAGAAGCTGCGGGGCCTGGTGGCGGGCTTCGACGAGCTCGGCATCGGCCCCGGCTATCTGAAGTCGCTGCTGGACCGCAACATCGGCGAGCTGGCCGAGAGCGCCCACCACGACCTCGCGGCCGAATCCGCCGTCGGCAGGCTCTGA
- a CDS encoding Gfo/Idh/MocA family protein, protein MPAGAAVSRVLRLGALGCSSIAARRTLPALSGVDGLALAAVAARSPEKAAEFGRRFGATAMTYDELLASPAVDAVYVSLPTALHHEWTRKALLAGKHVLCEKPLTLNHEQAVDLAELAAKQDLVLRENFTFVHHPQHARVRELLDGGRLGELRTFSAAFGIPPLPAEDIRHQPALGGGALLDVGVYPLRAALFLLGPQLRVTGATLRFDGRGVDVAGHALITSASGVTASLEFGFQHSYRSRYELWGSAAALSLDRAFTPPPGRQPVLRIEEQDHVEELWLPPAHQFQLSLRSFTAAALAGRDESEAAWLASSVDTARLAGEVLAAAGERAVTR, encoded by the coding sequence GTGCCTGCGGGGGCTGCGGTGAGCCGGGTGCTGCGGCTCGGCGCCCTGGGCTGCTCGTCGATCGCCGCGCGGCGCACGCTGCCGGCACTGTCCGGTGTGGACGGACTCGCGCTGGCCGCCGTCGCGGCCCGGTCGCCGGAGAAGGCCGCGGAGTTCGGCCGCCGCTTCGGTGCCACCGCGATGACCTACGACGAGCTGCTCGCGAGCCCGGCCGTCGACGCCGTGTACGTTTCCCTGCCGACCGCCCTGCACCACGAGTGGACCCGGAAAGCGTTGCTGGCCGGGAAACACGTGCTGTGCGAGAAGCCGCTCACGCTGAACCACGAGCAGGCCGTGGACCTCGCCGAGCTGGCGGCGAAGCAGGATCTCGTGCTGCGCGAGAACTTCACGTTCGTGCACCACCCCCAGCACGCGCGGGTGCGCGAGCTGCTCGACGGCGGCCGCCTCGGCGAGCTCCGGACCTTCAGCGCCGCGTTCGGCATCCCGCCCCTGCCCGCGGAAGACATCCGCCACCAGCCCGCGCTGGGTGGCGGGGCGCTGCTCGACGTCGGCGTCTACCCGTTGCGCGCCGCGCTCTTCCTGCTGGGCCCGCAGCTGCGGGTGACCGGCGCGACCCTGCGCTTCGACGGGCGCGGCGTCGACGTCGCCGGGCACGCGCTGATCACGTCGGCGAGCGGCGTCACCGCGTCGCTCGAATTCGGGTTCCAGCACAGCTACCGTTCGCGGTACGAACTGTGGGGCAGCGCGGCCGCGTTGTCGCTCGACCGGGCCTTCACACCGCCGCCGGGACGGCAACCGGTGCTGCGCATCGAAGAACAGGACCACGTGGAAGAACTGTGGCTGCCACCGGCCCACCAGTTCCAGCTCTCCCTGCGCTCGTTCACCGCCGCCGCGCTCGCCGGGCGCGACGAGTCCGAAGCGGCGTGGCTTGCGTCCTCCGTCGACACCGCGCGGCTGGCCGGCGAAGTGCTGGCCGCGGCCGGCGAGCGGGCGGTGACCCGCTGA
- a CDS encoding LysR family transcriptional regulator: MIDIQRLRVLREVARHGSFSKAAAALRFTPSAVSQHIAALERSAGTDVVHRSTRGVRLTEAGRLLADTAETVLAELHTARARLSELAGGRRTLTVATFTTGGRRLLPAALAALTAAHPDVEPVVLEREPEDAIALVRAGEADLALAYRFDRALPLRPADRDRLAWTPLGPDPMSVVVHRDHPLADRKSADLTEIAGERWVLGCSKTADFLHRQAAEAGFELRVSGSSTDYYFAQAMVRARVGISLVPGLAIDPGPDLAVVPLNAPRPTRHVGIVTARTTRPEVGTLRAALTGSAARRALRR; the protein is encoded by the coding sequence ATGATCGACATCCAGCGGCTGCGCGTGCTCCGGGAAGTCGCGCGGCACGGCAGCTTCAGCAAGGCCGCCGCCGCGCTGCGTTTCACCCCGTCCGCGGTCTCGCAGCACATCGCCGCCCTCGAGCGGTCGGCCGGCACCGACGTGGTGCACCGCAGCACCCGCGGGGTCCGGCTCACCGAGGCCGGGCGGCTGCTGGCCGACACCGCCGAGACCGTGCTGGCCGAGCTGCACACCGCCCGCGCCCGGCTGTCCGAGCTGGCCGGCGGACGCCGGACGCTGACCGTCGCCACCTTCACCACCGGTGGCAGGCGGCTGCTGCCCGCCGCCCTCGCCGCCCTGACCGCGGCCCATCCCGACGTCGAGCCGGTCGTCCTGGAACGCGAGCCCGAGGACGCCATCGCGCTGGTCCGCGCCGGCGAGGCGGACCTGGCGCTGGCCTACCGGTTCGACCGGGCGCTGCCGCTGCGCCCCGCCGACCGGGACCGGCTCGCCTGGACCCCGCTCGGCCCGGACCCGATGTCGGTCGTCGTCCACCGCGATCACCCGCTCGCGGACCGCAAGAGCGCCGACCTCACCGAGATCGCCGGGGAACGCTGGGTGCTCGGCTGCTCGAAAACCGCGGACTTCCTGCACCGCCAGGCCGCCGAAGCCGGCTTCGAGCTCCGCGTGTCGGGCAGCAGCACCGACTACTACTTCGCCCAGGCCATGGTCCGCGCGCGGGTCGGGATTTCGCTGGTCCCGGGTCTGGCGATCGACCCCGGCCCGGACCTCGCCGTCGTCCCGCTCAACGCCCCGCGCCCGACCCGCCACGTCGGCATCGTGACCGCCCGCACCACCCGGCCCGAAGTCGGCACCCTCCGCGCGGCCCTCACCGGGAGTGCTGCGCGGCGAGCGCTTCGCCGATGA
- a CDS encoding aldo/keto reductase, giving the protein MITRRIGPFDVGAVGLGAMPLSIEGRPDRDRAIATIHAALDAGITLIDTADSYHWHRDEVGHNEELVATALRGHRGDVVVATKGGRGRPGDGSWTVDASPDHLKRACEGSLRRLGVDAIDLYQLHKPDPRVPWADSVGALAELLDAGRIRAAGVSNVDCRQIREAHAILGDRLVAVQNRFSPAVRDAEPELRLCASLGLAFLPWSPLGGLARSSLDGPSRPADPAPAFAAFHEIAGERGVSPQQVALAWLIGRSPAVVPIPGARRPETARASAAAAGISLTATELARLG; this is encoded by the coding sequence GTGATCACCCGCCGCATCGGGCCGTTCGACGTCGGCGCCGTCGGCCTCGGCGCCATGCCGCTGTCGATCGAGGGCCGCCCGGACCGCGACCGCGCGATCGCCACGATCCACGCGGCGCTCGACGCCGGGATCACCCTGATCGACACGGCCGACTCCTACCACTGGCACCGCGACGAGGTGGGGCACAACGAAGAACTCGTCGCGACGGCGCTGCGTGGCCACCGCGGTGACGTCGTGGTCGCGACCAAGGGCGGACGCGGCCGTCCCGGCGACGGCTCGTGGACCGTCGACGCCTCACCGGACCACCTCAAGCGCGCCTGCGAAGGGTCGTTGCGTCGCCTGGGGGTCGACGCGATCGATCTCTACCAGCTGCACAAGCCGGACCCGCGAGTGCCGTGGGCGGACTCGGTGGGCGCGCTCGCGGAACTGCTCGACGCCGGCCGGATCCGCGCCGCCGGTGTGTCCAATGTGGATTGCCGGCAGATCCGGGAGGCGCACGCGATACTGGGCGACCGGCTGGTCGCCGTGCAGAACCGGTTCTCGCCCGCGGTCCGTGACGCCGAGCCCGAACTGCGGCTGTGTGCCTCGCTCGGGCTCGCCTTCCTGCCGTGGAGCCCGCTGGGCGGACTGGCGCGCAGCTCGCTCGACGGCCCGTCGCGACCGGCGGATCCCGCTCCGGCGTTCGCCGCGTTCCACGAGATCGCGGGCGAACGCGGCGTGAGCCCGCAGCAGGTCGCCCTGGCTTGGCTGATCGGCCGCTCGCCCGCGGTGGTGCCGATCCCCGGCGCCCGCCGTCCCGAGACGGCTCGGGCCTCCGCGGCGGCGGCGGGGATTTCCCTGACCGCCACCGAACTCGCCCGGCTAGGGTGA
- a CDS encoding NAD-dependent epimerase/dehydratase family protein: MHKICVIGGSRYFGRRLVLDFRDAGADVTVVNRGSVPAPPGVRHLVTDRAALARLLRDASFDVVVDQVCYTPVHAAAAVAAFRDRTRRYVLTSTIEVYAGLDAAAPLPETAADPLRHPVRPDLPWARPGYLDAHYAEGKRQAEAVFAATAPFEVAVVRAGHVLGGDDFTGRLRHYTDRIRHEQPVLVRPRNHPSSFIHHAEIARFLRWAAESGFTGPVNACSHGEFDVTELCARIGARAGREPVFGTGESPFAFDRYYGMANDRAESLGFSFSRTGDWLPGVIGEALEAT; the protein is encoded by the coding sequence GTGCACAAGATCTGCGTGATCGGCGGCAGCCGCTACTTCGGCCGCCGGCTGGTGCTGGACTTCCGTGACGCCGGGGCGGACGTCACGGTCGTGAACCGGGGGTCGGTCCCGGCGCCGCCGGGTGTCCGGCACCTGGTGACCGACCGGGCGGCCCTGGCGAGGCTGCTGCGGGACGCGTCTTTCGACGTCGTGGTCGACCAGGTCTGCTACACGCCCGTCCACGCCGCGGCGGCGGTGGCGGCCTTCCGGGACCGCACCCGGCGGTACGTGCTGACCTCCACGATCGAGGTCTACGCCGGTCTGGACGCGGCGGCCCCGCTGCCGGAGACCGCGGCCGACCCGCTGCGCCACCCGGTGCGCCCGGACCTGCCGTGGGCGCGGCCGGGCTACCTCGACGCCCACTACGCCGAAGGCAAGCGCCAGGCCGAAGCGGTGTTCGCGGCGACCGCGCCGTTCGAGGTCGCCGTGGTGCGCGCGGGGCACGTGCTGGGCGGCGACGACTTCACGGGCCGGCTGCGGCACTACACCGACCGGATCCGCCACGAACAGCCGGTGCTCGTCCGGCCGCGCAACCACCCGTCCTCGTTCATCCACCACGCGGAGATCGCCCGGTTCCTGCGCTGGGCGGCGGAGTCCGGGTTCACCGGCCCGGTCAACGCGTGCTCGCACGGCGAGTTCGACGTGACCGAGCTGTGCGCGCGGATCGGCGCGCGCGCCGGCCGGGAACCGGTCTTCGGCACGGGCGAGTCCCCGTTCGCGTTCGACCGCTACTACGGCATGGCCAACGACCGGGCCGAATCGCTCGGATTTTCCTTTTCCCGCACCGGAGACTGGCTCCCCGGAGTCATCGGCGAAGCACTGGAGGCAACGTGA
- a CDS encoding PLP-dependent aminotransferase family protein: protein MSDDSSVRIVAGLRDWLATAEPGARLPSTRALAARYGAGPGTVQKALRTLTAQGLVETRPGVGAFVRAVRVARLQDYSWQTAALGSRRDPAPRLPASLRTTPNDVIALHSGYPARELLPERLVRAAFARAARAESAVGRPPAAGLPELQAWFAAELGEAAPVRVAPPAPGDVIIFPGSQSGLNSVFRALVGAGRPLLLESPTYWGAILAAAQAGVEVVPVPSGVAGPDPDELARAFERTGARACYVQPNFANPTGARWPPDVAGRVMDVVRRYGAFLIEDDWAHDFGISADVVPLAAQDDTGHVVYLRSLTKSVSPAVRVAGVVARGPARERILAATQAESLYVSGLLQAVALEVVTQPAWRTYRRGLRQQLAARRDLLAGALRDHVPSAHLEVPAGGLNLWVRLPEQTDVARLARDCEAAGVVVAPGDEWFPAEPTGPYLRLGYAGPAPGSFPEGARVIGEALAAQHSR, encoded by the coding sequence ATGTCCGACGATAGCAGTGTCCGGATCGTCGCGGGCCTCCGCGACTGGCTCGCCACGGCCGAGCCGGGCGCGCGGCTGCCCTCGACGCGGGCACTGGCCGCCCGGTACGGCGCCGGCCCCGGCACCGTCCAAAAGGCACTGCGGACGCTGACCGCGCAGGGACTGGTGGAAACCAGGCCCGGCGTCGGCGCCTTCGTGCGCGCGGTGCGTGTCGCCCGGCTCCAGGACTACAGCTGGCAGACCGCGGCGCTCGGTTCGCGCCGGGACCCGGCACCGCGGCTGCCCGCGTCGCTGCGCACCACGCCGAACGACGTCATCGCCCTGCATTCCGGCTACCCGGCTCGTGAGCTGCTGCCCGAACGCCTGGTGCGGGCCGCGTTCGCCCGCGCGGCCCGAGCGGAAAGCGCCGTCGGCCGCCCGCCGGCCGCCGGCCTGCCGGAGCTGCAGGCGTGGTTCGCCGCCGAGCTGGGCGAAGCCGCTCCGGTGCGCGTCGCGCCGCCGGCACCCGGTGACGTGATCATCTTCCCCGGCAGCCAGAGCGGGTTGAATTCCGTGTTCCGCGCCCTGGTCGGCGCCGGACGGCCGCTGCTGCTGGAGTCGCCGACCTACTGGGGCGCGATCCTCGCCGCCGCGCAAGCGGGAGTCGAGGTCGTGCCCGTGCCCAGCGGCGTGGCCGGACCGGACCCGGACGAGCTGGCCCGCGCCTTCGAGCGCACCGGGGCACGGGCGTGCTACGTCCAGCCGAACTTCGCCAACCCGACCGGCGCGCGGTGGCCGCCGGACGTGGCCGGACGCGTCATGGACGTCGTCCGCCGGTACGGGGCGTTCCTCATCGAAGACGACTGGGCCCACGATTTCGGGATCAGCGCCGACGTGGTGCCGCTCGCCGCCCAGGACGACACCGGCCACGTCGTCTACCTGCGCTCGCTGACCAAGAGCGTTTCGCCGGCCGTCCGGGTGGCCGGGGTCGTCGCCCGGGGGCCCGCGCGCGAGCGGATCCTGGCCGCGACGCAGGCGGAATCCCTGTACGTCAGCGGCTTGCTGCAGGCGGTCGCGCTCGAGGTCGTCACCCAGCCGGCGTGGCGCACGTACCGGCGCGGGCTGCGCCAGCAGCTGGCCGCCCGGCGTGACCTGCTCGCCGGCGCGCTCCGCGACCACGTGCCGTCCGCGCACCTGGAGGTGCCCGCGGGCGGGCTGAACCTGTGGGTGCGGCTGCCCGAGCAGACCGACGTCGCCCGGCTGGCGCGGGACTGCGAAGCCGCCGGGGTCGTCGTGGCGCCCGGTGACGAGTGGTTCCCCGCCGAGCCGACCGGCCCGTACCTGCGGCTCGGCTACGCCGGCCCCGCGCCGGGGTCCTTTCCCGAGGGAGCCCGCGTCATCGGCGAAGCGCTCGCCGCGCAGCACTCCCGGTGA
- a CDS encoding uracil-DNA glycosylase, translating to MSSAELERVGARIVSCCRCPRLVAWRAAAASRAPVRFAGQDYWARPVPGFGDPRARIFVLGLATAAHGGNRTGRAFTGNPSAGLLMRALHRAGLADRPSSEHAGDGLRLHRTWLASAVRCPPPADRPTPLERDNCLPYLSAEVAALEDLRVIVCLGGFAWRAALRWAGVRPQPKFAHGGAHRLDGGLTLLGSYHPSPRNVHTGLLTEPMLDDVFGRARALAGLA from the coding sequence GTGTCCTCGGCTGAACTCGAGCGGGTCGGTGCTCGGATCGTCTCCTGCTGCCGGTGTCCCCGGCTCGTCGCCTGGCGGGCCGCCGCCGCGAGCCGGGCGCCGGTGCGTTTTGCCGGGCAGGACTACTGGGCTCGGCCCGTTCCCGGGTTCGGGGATCCGCGGGCGCGGATCTTCGTGCTCGGGCTGGCGACCGCCGCGCACGGGGGGAACCGGACCGGGCGGGCCTTCACCGGGAACCCCTCCGCCGGGCTGCTGATGCGGGCGCTGCACCGGGCCGGACTCGCCGACCGGCCGTCGTCCGAGCACGCCGGTGACGGGCTGCGGCTGCACCGGACTTGGCTCGCTTCGGCCGTGCGCTGCCCGCCGCCCGCCGACCGGCCGACGCCGCTCGAGCGTGACAACTGCCTGCCGTACCTCTCGGCCGAGGTGGCCGCTCTCGAGGACTTGCGGGTGATCGTCTGCCTCGGCGGGTTCGCCTGGCGGGCCGCGCTGCGCTGGGCCGGGGTGCGGCCCCAGCCGAAGTTCGCCCACGGCGGGGCGCACCGGCTCGACGGTGGGCTGACGCTGCTCGGCAGCTACCACCCGAGCCCGCGCAACGTGCACACCGGGCTGCTCACCGAGCCCATGCTCGACGACGTTTTCGGCCGGGCCCGCGCGCTCGCCGGGCTGGCTTGA
- a CDS encoding TIGR03619 family F420-dependent LLM class oxidoreductase — MNLGFSLPVFGKAAATPGGIARYAREAERAGAAGLWVGDRLLSPVAPVVPYPGYDTMPEEFHTVHDPFTALAVAAAVTETAVLGSSTLNATQYQPANFARQLTSIDVASNGRLLPGLGIGWSPDEYAAVGIPMAERGKRLDDLLDLLETWWSEETVAHDGIGYAVAESHVGLKPVRRPPVHLAGFGEKALRRVAERADGWLPVWPVPEQFPADVLTGTLAKLRADAERAGRDPGALGVALRVNAAPGTEPEAIAESVTKIVSVLEPDHTFVDISYLTSSVEEHLDLTGRLLDLTAKG; from the coding sequence ATGAACTTGGGGTTCAGCCTTCCGGTGTTCGGCAAGGCGGCGGCCACACCGGGCGGGATCGCGCGGTATGCGCGCGAAGCCGAACGCGCCGGTGCGGCCGGTCTCTGGGTCGGCGACCGGCTGTTGTCGCCGGTCGCCCCGGTGGTGCCCTACCCGGGCTACGACACCATGCCCGAGGAGTTCCACACCGTCCACGACCCGTTCACCGCGCTGGCGGTCGCCGCCGCCGTGACCGAGACCGCCGTCCTCGGGTCCAGCACCCTCAACGCGACCCAGTACCAGCCGGCGAACTTCGCGCGGCAGCTGACGAGCATCGACGTCGCCAGCAACGGCAGGCTGCTGCCCGGCCTCGGCATCGGCTGGTCGCCCGACGAGTACGCGGCGGTCGGCATCCCGATGGCCGAGCGCGGCAAGCGGCTCGACGACCTGCTCGACCTGCTGGAAACCTGGTGGAGCGAGGAAACCGTGGCGCACGACGGGATCGGCTACGCGGTCGCGGAGTCGCACGTCGGCCTCAAGCCGGTCCGCCGGCCGCCGGTCCACCTGGCCGGGTTCGGCGAGAAGGCACTGCGCCGGGTGGCCGAGCGCGCCGACGGCTGGCTGCCGGTCTGGCCGGTGCCGGAGCAGTTCCCGGCGGACGTCCTCACCGGCACCCTGGCCAAGCTCCGGGCCGACGCCGAGCGGGCCGGCCGCGACCCGGGCGCGCTGGGCGTGGCGCTGCGGGTGAACGCCGCCCCGGGCACCGAGCCGGAGGCCATCGCCGAGTCGGTGACGAAGATCGTCTCCGTGCTCGAACCGGACCACACGTTCGTGGACATCTCGTACCTGACCAGCAGCGTCGAGGAGCACCTCGACCTCACCGGCCGGCTCCTGGACCTGACGGCCAAGGGCTGA